Genomic window (Brachyspira hampsonii):
AATATGTATAGCAAAGTCATTTGCTATACATATTTAGCGAACAATTTTTATTAGCAATAATAAGAAAATAATAATTTTTGGATACTAGAAAGGTAAATATAAAAATTGTGAGCGTATAGCAAAGTCATTTGCTATACATATTTAGCGAACAATTTTTATTAGCAATAATAAGAAAATAATAATTTTTGGATACTAGAGTCAGCGTATAATGAAAGAGATACTTTTCTTTACGGACAGGCTGCTATGCTTCAGTATGAGAGAGCAGAGGGAAAAAAGGAAGGTATAGAAATAGGATTTCATCAAGGTATTAAAGAAGGTATTAAAGAAAATCAATTATTAACAGCCAGAAATATGAAAAATAAGAACATGGAAGTTAATATTATCAGTGAATTAACTGGGTTAAGTATAGAAGAAATAGAAAAGTTATAATTAAAAAACTCTTAATATATAATAAAAGTTTACTCAGCAGATATTTTAGTAGAACAATTTTATTTATAGATAGAAGGAAAATATTAAAAATTGTGAGCGTACGACAAGTTTACTTGTTGTAGACTTTAGGCAAACAATTTTTATTTATAATAAAAGGAATAATATTATGTCAAATAAGATTGCTGTACTTTATAAAAGTAAATATGGTACTACAAGAACTTATGCTAAATGGATAGCCGATAAAGTTCATGGGGATCTTTATAATATTGATAATGTAACATTTCAAAATTTAGATACTTATGATTTTATAGTGTTTGCCGGTGCTTTGTATGCCGGAAAACTTTCATCTGCTAAAGGTATAAAAAAATTCTATAGTAAATTAAAGGGCAGAAAAAATTTATATTGCGTGATAGTTGGACTTACTAATCCTGAAGATAAAGAAACTTATAATAATGCTGTTAATCAGAATTTTAAGGCAGATGATAGAGAAAATATGAAATTTTATTTTTTAAGAGGAAGTTTAGATTTTGATAAGTTAAAAATTCACCATGCATTGATGATGTATATGCTTAAAAGAATAATATCTGCTAAAGCTATAAAAACTGAAGATGAAAAAGCATTATTAGAAAATTATGGTAAAAAAATAGACTTTCTTAATAAAACTTCAATTGAAGAAATAGTTTTGGATATAAAAAATAAGATTAAAGAACTTCAAAATAAGT
Coding sequences:
- a CDS encoding flavodoxin domain-containing protein; the encoded protein is MSNKIAVLYKSKYGTTRTYAKWIADKVHGDLYNIDNVTFQNLDTYDFIVFAGALYAGKLSSAKGIKKFYSKLKGRKNLYCVIVGLTNPEDKETYNNAVNQNFKADDRENMKFYFLRGSLDFDKLKIHHALMMYMLKRIISAKAIKTEDEKALLENYGKKIDFLNKTSIEEIVLDIKNKIKELQNK